In Polaribacter sp. Hel_I_88, the following proteins share a genomic window:
- a CDS encoding ABC-F family ATP-binding cassette domain-containing protein, whose product MLSVSNLSVQFGKRVLFDEVSTKFQQGNCYGIIGANGAGKSTLLKIISGKQDPTSGQVHLEKGKRMSVLTQDHYAYDEFPVLEAVVMGNKELFKIKKEIDALYADYTDENAEKIGELQIKFEEMDGWNADASAAAMLSNLGITEDLHYTLMKDLDGKQKVRVLIAQALFGNPDVLIMDEPTNDLDFETIAWLENFIANFDNCVIVVSHDRHFLDSVCTHISDIDFGKINHYSGNYTFWYESSQLAAKQRAQQNKKAEDKKKELEEFIRRFSANVAKSKQATSRKKMIEKLNVEDIQPSSRRYPAIIFDRDREAGDQILNVKGLSKEFEGEKLFDNVHINLNKGDKVAIISKNSRAVTAFYEIITGNEKADAGEFSWGVTTTQSYLPLDNSQFFQNGELNLVDWLRQYAQTEEEREEVFLRGFLGKMIFSGEEALKKSNVLSGGEKVRCMLSRMMMKRANILLLDEPTNHLDLESIQSLNNSLINFKGTVLLSTHDHEFAQTVANRIIELTPKGAIDRYSTFDDYLSDPKIKELRTSMYE is encoded by the coding sequence ATGTTATCAGTTTCTAATTTATCTGTACAGTTTGGCAAACGTGTTTTGTTTGATGAAGTAAGTACAAAATTTCAACAAGGAAATTGTTATGGAATTATTGGCGCAAATGGAGCAGGAAAATCTACTTTATTAAAAATAATATCTGGCAAACAAGACCCAACTTCTGGGCAAGTACATCTAGAAAAAGGCAAAAGAATGTCTGTTTTAACGCAAGATCATTATGCTTATGACGAGTTTCCTGTGTTGGAAGCAGTAGTGATGGGAAATAAAGAACTGTTTAAAATTAAAAAAGAAATAGATGCTTTATATGCTGATTATACTGATGAAAATGCAGAAAAGATTGGTGAGCTTCAAATAAAATTCGAAGAAATGGATGGTTGGAATGCAGATGCTTCTGCAGCAGCAATGCTATCTAACCTAGGAATTACTGAGGATTTGCATTATACCTTAATGAAAGATTTGGATGGTAAACAAAAAGTACGTGTATTAATTGCACAAGCTCTTTTTGGAAACCCAGATGTTTTAATTATGGATGAGCCTACCAACGATTTAGATTTTGAAACTATTGCTTGGTTAGAGAACTTTATCGCAAATTTTGATAACTGTGTGATTGTAGTTTCTCACGACAGACACTTTTTAGATTCAGTTTGTACGCATATTTCTGATATTGATTTTGGGAAAATAAATCATTATTCAGGAAATTATACTTTCTGGTACGAATCTAGCCAACTTGCTGCTAAACAAAGAGCGCAACAAAACAAAAAAGCTGAAGATAAAAAGAAAGAACTAGAAGAGTTCATTAGACGTTTTTCTGCGAATGTTGCAAAATCTAAACAAGCAACTTCTCGTAAAAAAATGATTGAAAAATTGAATGTAGAAGACATTCAACCTTCAAGCAGACGTTATCCTGCTATTATTTTTGATAGAGATAGAGAAGCTGGAGATCAAATTTTAAACGTAAAAGGTTTAAGCAAAGAGTTTGAAGGTGAAAAATTATTCGATAATGTACATATCAATTTAAACAAAGGAGATAAAGTAGCTATAATTTCTAAAAACTCTAGAGCAGTTACTGCATTTTATGAAATTATTACAGGAAATGAAAAAGCTGATGCTGGCGAATTTTCTTGGGGAGTTACCACAACTCAATCGTATTTACCTTTAGATAACTCACAATTTTTTCAGAATGGTGAATTAAATTTGGTAGACTGGTTAAGACAATATGCACAAACAGAAGAAGAACGTGAAGAAGTTTTTTTAAGAGGCTTTTTAGGAAAAATGATTTTTTCTGGAGAAGAAGCTTTAAAGAAAAGTAATGTATTGTCTGGTGGAGAAAAAGTACGTTGTATGCTTTCTAGAATGATGATGAAAAGAGCGAACATTTTATTATTAGATGAACCTACAAACCACTTGGATTTAGAATCGATTCAATCTTTAAATAACTCTTTAATTAACTTTAAAGGAACTGTTTTATTGTCTACTCACGATCATGAATTTGCACAAACAGTTGCCAATAGAATTATAGAATTAACACCAAAAGGTGCTATTGATAGATACTCAACTTTTGATGATTATTTATCTGATCCAAAGATTAAAGAATTGCGTACTTCAATGTATGAGTAA
- a CDS encoding hydrogen peroxide-inducible genes activator, producing the protein MTITQLKYVLSVAEYQNFTVAAEHSFVTQPTLSMQIQKLEEELGVKIFNRSKKPIELTEVGKKIVEQGKVIVDESNRILDIVHQQKGYIGGEFRLGIIPTIMPTLLPMFLNNFTKKYTKVKLIIEELTTEEIVRKLTDGHIDAAIAATPLENEAIKERPLYYEPFVGLIPQNHRLYKNKQISADELEMEDILLLEDGHCFKDSVINLCRTHKIDNKKGFQLESGSFDTLIKLSKEGLGMTLLPYLHTLDLSDNDKSHLREFTNPPPAREVSLIYHKSQLKMQMIEALKKTIDGVVRGAISFADVKIISPLNKK; encoded by the coding sequence ATGACTATAACCCAATTAAAATACGTTTTATCTGTTGCAGAGTACCAAAACTTTACAGTTGCTGCAGAACATAGCTTTGTAACTCAACCTACTTTGAGTATGCAAATTCAAAAATTAGAAGAAGAATTAGGTGTAAAAATCTTTAATCGTTCTAAAAAACCAATTGAATTAACAGAAGTTGGTAAAAAAATAGTAGAACAAGGTAAAGTAATTGTAGATGAAAGTAACCGAATTTTAGATATTGTTCATCAACAAAAAGGATATATTGGAGGCGAATTTAGATTGGGAATTATCCCAACAATAATGCCTACTTTACTGCCAATGTTCTTAAATAACTTTACTAAAAAGTACACAAAAGTAAAATTAATTATAGAAGAACTGACCACTGAAGAAATTGTTAGAAAATTAACAGATGGACATATTGATGCTGCTATTGCTGCAACTCCTTTAGAAAATGAAGCTATAAAAGAGCGCCCTTTATATTATGAACCATTTGTGGGTTTAATTCCACAAAATCATAGACTTTATAAAAACAAACAAATTTCTGCAGATGAATTAGAAATGGAAGACATTTTGTTGTTGGAAGATGGGCATTGTTTTAAAGACAGTGTTATCAATTTATGTAGAACTCATAAAATTGATAACAAAAAAGGATTTCAGTTAGAAAGTGGCAGTTTTGATACGCTCATAAAATTATCTAAAGAAGGTTTAGGCATGACACTACTACCCTATTTACACACGTTAGATTTAAGTGATAATGATAAAAGTCATTTACGTGAATTTACAAATCCACCACCTGCAAGAGAAGTAAGTTTAATTTATCATAAATCACAATTAAAAATGCAAATGATTGAAGCTTTAAAGAAAACAATTGATGGCGTTGTTAGAGGTGCAATTTCTTTTGCTGATGTAAAAATTATTAGTCCTTTGAATAAAAAATAA
- a CDS encoding Dps family protein encodes MNKNILGLNKQTSADSVEKLNGLLANFQIYYQNLRGLHWNIKGKNFFELHVKFEELYTDSQVKIDEIAERILTLQGKPLHTFSDYIANSSVPVGKDISNDVEAVELVVNSLSELLQIERVILDLSDTSDDEGTNSMMSDLISEQEKTIWMLNSWLGK; translated from the coding sequence ATGAATAAAAATATTTTAGGATTAAACAAGCAAACTTCAGCAGATTCTGTTGAAAAATTAAACGGACTTTTAGCGAATTTTCAAATATATTATCAAAACTTAAGAGGTTTACATTGGAATATCAAAGGGAAAAACTTCTTTGAACTACATGTAAAGTTCGAGGAATTATATACAGATTCTCAAGTTAAGATTGATGAAATTGCAGAACGTATTTTAACATTACAAGGAAAACCATTACATACATTTTCAGATTATATAGCAAATTCTTCTGTACCAGTAGGTAAAGATATTTCTAATGATGTGGAAGCTGTTGAACTGGTTGTAAATTCGTTATCTGAACTACTACAAATAGAAAGAGTAATTTTAGATTTATCAGATACTTCTGATGATGAAGGAACAAACTCAATGATGAGTGATTTAATCTCAGAACAAGAAAAAACAATTTGGATGTTAAACTCTTGGTTAGGAAAATAG
- a CDS encoding acyloxyacyl hydrolase has protein sequence MFKKIIFFLLFTQLSFGQEIKKNILKPTKIGVLFNYGTNENFMFDDPDYTYSTNTYKLQAFYKLGKWKTIDFELIVQPQIQSLQHQLLNFWYVTPDQENFEEKTIEFMKPKSMSLYGLEFGFASKLKLTNTLDLQGTISLGFMYIDTRTERLAKGFTFIENFSLGFSHQLYQKSFIYVGGNFGHVSNLNFQKPNDGYNILGLEVGYSYQL, from the coding sequence ATGTTTAAAAAAATTATATTCTTTTTACTTTTTACTCAGTTGTCTTTTGGACAAGAAATTAAGAAGAATATTTTAAAACCCACTAAAATTGGTGTTCTTTTTAATTACGGAACGAACGAAAATTTTATGTTCGATGATCCTGATTATACGTATTCTACTAATACCTATAAATTACAAGCTTTTTACAAATTAGGAAAATGGAAAACCATTGATTTTGAACTGATTGTACAACCACAAATTCAGTCTTTGCAACACCAACTTTTAAACTTTTGGTATGTGACTCCAGATCAAGAAAATTTTGAAGAAAAAACCATAGAATTTATGAAACCAAAAAGCATGAGTTTATATGGTTTAGAGTTTGGTTTCGCTTCAAAATTAAAACTGACCAATACATTGGATTTGCAAGGAACTATCAGTTTAGGTTTTATGTATATTGATACCAGAACCGAACGTTTAGCAAAAGGCTTCACGTTTATAGAAAACTTTTCTTTAGGATTTTCGCATCAATTATATCAAAAATCGTTCATTTATGTTGGTGGAAATTTTGGCCATGTTTCGAACCTAAATTTTCAAAAACCAAACGATGGTTATAATATTTTAGGCTTGGAAGTTGGTTATTCTTATCAATTATAA